In one window of Brenneria goodwinii DNA:
- a CDS encoding ABC transporter substrate-binding protein — MIKLNTITAALVFSGAIGATAHAATPPDSLVMAWNIDAISTWDPAQIGEVVTNEIVLNTCDSLVNFDAKDEKAVVPNLAKSWDVSPDHQQITFHLQDNLKFPDGSPATAGDLAWSMQRIVKLGYGNAAAITDYGFNKENVDQTITAPDDKTLVMKLDKPYPTNLVLQAIAANVVSTLQNRKLLEKEAVNGDFGHKYLSTRTACVGPYQLVRWNAGEGVVLQATDHYWSTPPALKRVLIRHVAETGTQRLLLTQGDVDVARDLSADDLKTLDEGGKVRVEKVLKPQLFFWTFNSEDPIFQNEKVRLAMRYLIDYDGLAKNVMPYLGVPRASFAQIGAFGALDETQGQPFKLDLEKAKQLLSEAGYPNGFSSSVIFGTLPHSAPIAQSIQQNAAKIGVTLKLERMANAQLFSRARGREFSSAMMAWQTSVPDAHGNASRLVFNPDNRKEARATQYPSWRAAFYNEDLNKQVEAALLEADEAKRIEKYAELQREVMEQGPMAIMFQMYNTAGISPVIKNWTWNGFRVWYDTASK, encoded by the coding sequence ATGATAAAACTCAATACGATTACGGCAGCACTCGTTTTTTCTGGCGCGATCGGCGCGACCGCCCATGCCGCCACGCCGCCTGACTCGCTGGTGATGGCATGGAATATTGATGCCATCAGCACCTGGGATCCGGCGCAGATTGGCGAAGTGGTGACTAATGAGATTGTGCTGAATACCTGCGATTCGCTGGTTAATTTTGACGCCAAAGACGAAAAAGCGGTCGTGCCCAATCTGGCGAAAAGCTGGGATGTGTCGCCGGATCATCAGCAGATCACCTTTCATTTGCAGGATAACCTGAAATTCCCCGACGGATCGCCTGCCACGGCGGGCGATCTCGCCTGGTCGATGCAGCGTATCGTTAAATTGGGATACGGCAACGCCGCCGCCATCACCGATTATGGATTCAATAAGGAAAACGTCGACCAGACGATCACCGCGCCGGACGATAAAACGCTGGTGATGAAGCTGGATAAACCTTACCCCACCAATCTGGTGTTACAGGCCATCGCCGCAAATGTGGTGTCCACACTGCAGAATCGCAAACTGCTGGAGAAAGAAGCGGTAAACGGCGACTTCGGCCATAAATATCTTTCCACCCGCACCGCCTGCGTCGGCCCTTATCAACTGGTGCGCTGGAATGCCGGCGAAGGCGTGGTGTTGCAGGCGACGGATCACTACTGGTCGACGCCGCCGGCGCTGAAACGCGTGTTGATTCGTCACGTGGCGGAAACCGGCACCCAGCGTCTGCTGTTGACGCAGGGCGATGTGGACGTGGCGCGCGACCTTTCCGCCGACGATCTGAAAACGCTTGATGAAGGCGGTAAGGTGAGAGTGGAAAAAGTGCTGAAGCCTCAGCTCTTCTTCTGGACCTTTAATAGCGAAGATCCGATTTTCCAAAATGAGAAAGTCCGGCTGGCGATGCGCTATCTGATCGACTACGACGGTCTGGCGAAAAATGTGATGCCGTACCTGGGCGTTCCCCGCGCCAGCTTTGCCCAGATCGGCGCGTTCGGCGCGCTGGATGAAACGCAGGGACAGCCCTTCAAACTGGATCTGGAAAAAGCCAAGCAGTTGCTGAGCGAAGCGGGTTATCCCAACGGCTTCTCCTCCAGCGTCATTTTCGGCACTTTGCCGCACTCCGCGCCCATCGCGCAAAGCATTCAGCAGAACGCCGCCAAGATTGGCGTCACGCTGAAACTGGAACGCATGGCGAACGCGCAACTGTTCAGCCGCGCGCGCGGGCGTGAGTTCTCCAGCGCCATGATGGCCTGGCAGACCTCGGTGCCGGACGCCCATGGCAACGCCTCCCGTCTGGTCTTCAACCCCGATAACCGTAAGGAAGCCCGCGCCACGCAATATCCGAGCTGGCGGGCCGCGTTTTATAACGAGGATCTGAATAAGCAGGTTGAGGCGGCGCTGCTGGAAGCGGATGAAGCCAAGCGAATTGAAAAGTATGCCGAGCTGCAGCGCGAAGTGATGGAGCAAGGGCCGATGGCGATTATGTTCCAGATGTATAACACCGCGGGCATCAGTCCGGTGATTAAGAACTGGACCTGGAATGGTTTCCGCGTCTGGTACGACACCGCAAGCAAATAA
- a CDS encoding M20 family metallopeptidase: MQNKELVWNLVDESKAEFCDLSDRVWGMPEICYTEYRSVAEHTAMLKKQGFRVTENVADIPTAVMGEAGEGGPIIAILGEYDALPGLSQASGVARPCPLPGNGNGHGCGHNLLGSAAMLAATAIKAWLEKTGLPGRVRYYGCPAEEGGAAKSFMVRAGAFDGVDVAITWHPSPHHEVAKPLSLANTRMDFRFTGRSSHAAASPHLGRSALDAVELMNVGVQFLREHVPQDCRIHYAMLDSGGIAPNVVQAKAAVRYAIRARDVHTMFDLNERVKRVANGAAMMTDTQVEISIMSAVSNLLGNRPLEEAMQRNFAALGPVSFDGADMTFAAEIQATLSPEEIASDYRRVGMKPAELKPLSDYIIPLDVHGEIMIGSTDVGDVSWVIPTVQAHVPTMAIGTPGHSWQLTAQGKMPAAHKGLAHVAKIMAATAIDALTDDALLAQVKKAHAEQIQETPYRCPIPAEVKPPIQPRPENL, from the coding sequence ATGCAAAATAAAGAGTTAGTCTGGAACTTGGTGGATGAAAGCAAGGCTGAATTTTGTGATTTGAGCGATCGCGTCTGGGGCATGCCGGAAATTTGTTACACCGAGTATCGTTCCGTGGCCGAGCATACGGCGATGCTGAAAAAGCAAGGTTTTCGCGTAACCGAAAACGTGGCCGATATTCCGACGGCGGTGATGGGGGAAGCCGGAGAAGGCGGCCCGATCATCGCCATTCTGGGCGAATATGACGCCTTGCCGGGACTCAGCCAGGCATCCGGCGTCGCCAGGCCGTGTCCGCTGCCGGGCAACGGCAACGGCCACGGCTGCGGGCATAATCTGTTGGGATCGGCGGCGATGCTGGCCGCGACGGCGATAAAAGCGTGGCTGGAGAAAACCGGTCTGCCGGGGCGGGTGCGTTATTACGGCTGTCCGGCCGAAGAGGGCGGGGCGGCCAAATCATTTATGGTGCGCGCCGGCGCGTTTGACGGGGTGGATGTCGCCATTACCTGGCATCCCAGTCCGCACCATGAAGTGGCGAAACCGCTCTCTCTTGCCAACACCCGCATGGATTTCCGCTTTACCGGCCGCTCTTCGCATGCCGCCGCCTCTCCCCATCTGGGCCGCAGCGCGCTGGATGCGGTCGAACTGATGAACGTCGGCGTTCAGTTCCTGCGCGAACATGTGCCGCAGGACTGCCGTATTCACTATGCGATGCTCGATTCCGGCGGTATCGCGCCCAATGTGGTGCAGGCCAAGGCCGCCGTCCGTTATGCCATTCGCGCGCGCGATGTGCATACCATGTTTGATCTCAACGAGCGGGTAAAACGCGTGGCCAACGGCGCCGCCATGATGACGGATACCCAGGTGGAGATCAGCATTATGAGCGCCGTTTCCAATCTGCTGGGCAACCGTCCGCTGGAAGAGGCGATGCAGCGTAATTTCGCGGCGCTGGGGCCGGTGTCTTTCGACGGCGCGGATATGACCTTCGCCGCGGAAATTCAGGCCACATTAAGCCCGGAAGAGATCGCCAGCGATTATCGCCGCGTCGGCATGAAACCCGCCGAATTAAAACCGCTCAGTGATTACATCATTCCGCTGGATGTTCATGGCGAAATCATGATCGGCTCCACCGACGTCGGCGACGTCAGTTGGGTGATCCCCACCGTCCAGGCGCATGTTCCCACCATGGCTATCGGTACGCCCGGCCACTCATGGCAGCTTACCGCGCAGGGCAAAATGCCGGCCGCGCATAAAGGACTGGCCCATGTCGCCAAAATCATGGCGGCCACGGCGATCGACGCGCTGACCGATGACGCGCTGCTGGCGCAGGTGAAGAAAGCGCACGCCGAACAGATTCAGGAAACGCCTTATCGCTGTCCCATCCCGGCCGAGGTCAAACCGCCGATTCAGCCGCGCCCGGAGAACCTTTAA
- a CDS encoding LysR family transcriptional regulator, whose protein sequence is MELKWFEDFLSVSRCYSFTRAANERHITQSALSRRIRQLEEWLGVPLFDRKTYPVTLTPEGQEFLATANETVFAMAHLRSNMHQRYEKRTAVLRFAMLNTLSLTFFPEWFKHVNSQQRMGYIRLCDQKPTFVEHISLLHSGETDFLLTYAHDSVSLIKQLSAYPMLTLGAERAIAVCRPDSQGRPLYPIGFSRDAVPWLSYGKHSFFAHALAQMLSVKPLPLEPIYENSMSINLKAMALSGSGVAWLPESLVKDELASGELARAGDSHWDVPLDIRLYRQPTLRNRQGEEFWQLAAASVLPELAVC, encoded by the coding sequence ATGGAATTGAAATGGTTTGAAGATTTCCTCAGTGTCTCACGTTGCTATAGCTTCACTCGTGCTGCCAATGAGCGCCATATCACACAATCAGCCCTCAGTCGCCGCATCCGCCAGTTGGAAGAGTGGCTTGGCGTGCCGTTATTCGATCGTAAAACCTATCCCGTCACCTTAACGCCGGAAGGCCAGGAGTTTCTCGCTACCGCGAATGAAACCGTGTTTGCCATGGCGCATTTGCGCAGCAATATGCATCAGCGCTATGAGAAACGCACCGCCGTTCTGCGCTTCGCCATGTTGAATACCTTGTCGCTGACCTTTTTCCCTGAGTGGTTCAAGCATGTTAATAGCCAGCAGCGCATGGGTTACATTCGTCTGTGCGATCAAAAGCCGACTTTTGTTGAACATATTTCTTTGTTGCACAGCGGCGAGACGGATTTCCTGCTGACGTATGCGCATGATTCGGTATCGTTAATCAAGCAGCTTTCCGCTTACCCCATGCTGACGCTGGGCGCCGAACGCGCGATTGCGGTGTGTCGTCCGGATAGCCAAGGACGCCCGCTTTATCCCATCGGTTTTTCACGCGATGCGGTTCCCTGGTTGAGTTATGGCAAGCATTCGTTTTTTGCCCATGCGCTGGCGCAGATGCTGAGCGTCAAACCGCTGCCTTTGGAGCCGATTTATGAAAACAGCATGTCGATAAACCTGAAAGCGATGGCGCTGTCCGGCAGCGGGGTTGCCTGGCTGCCGGAGAGTCTGGTGAAAGATGAGCTTGCCAGCGGTGAATTGGCTCGCGCGGGCGATAGCCACTGGGATGTGCCGTTGGATATCCGCCTGTACCGGCAACCCACGCTGCGCAACCGTCAGGGTGAAGAGTTTTGGCAACTGGCGGCGGCTTCCGTCCTGCCGGAACTGGCGGTGTGTTAA
- a CDS encoding IS3 family transposase (programmed frameshift), with product MKRYSPERKAAVLAKLLPPYNMTVSLLAQQEGISDATLYNWRNQARLEGKPVPGANKTTEQWSSEARFAVIVETATLSEAELGEYCRRKGLYPQQIAQWKQAFIEQNNDSPADKAQLKQQAKENKQLKRELARKEKALAEAAALLVLRKKPQPLLRDGRRGRLTPVLERVQFIQWIREAMNQGARLVPACREVNISLRTWKRWHRQAEDRRPIAVRPTPGNKLTLAEEQQVLAVCNQPEYASLPPAQIVPRLADNGIYLASESTFYRILRRHGQVHHRGRSRAPVTLSKPTSYHATAPRQVWTWDVTWCASRVRGRYFYLYLIEDIFSRKIVGYEVHEEESGEHAAALLHRAVLRERCYRQPLVLHADNGGPMKSQTLKAKLEELNITGSHSRPRVSNDNPFVESLFRTLKYVPGWPSAGFTGLDEARRWVERFSRWYNEAHRHSGIGYVTPEQRHQGQDISLLANRKAVYEAARKARPGRWSRQCRQWQREGVVMLNPDKPQNASEKAA from the exons ATGAAACGTTATTCACCGGAACGTAAAGCCGCGGTATTGGCAAAATTATTGCCGCCTTACAACATGACCGTCTCCTTGCTGGCTCAGCAGGAGGGGATTTCTGACGCAACCCTGTATAATTGGCGTAATCAGGCCAGACTGGAGGGGAAACCGGTGCCCGGAGCCAATAAAACTACTGAGCAATGGTCGAGCGAAGCCCGTTTTGCCGTCATTGTTGAAACCGCCACGCTCAGTGAGGCGGAATTAGGGGAATACTGTCGTCGCAAAGGACTCTACCCACAGCAAATAGCACAGTGGAAGCAGGCTTTTATCGAACAGAATAACGATAGCCCTGCGGATAAAGCGCAGTTAAAGCAACAGGCTAAAGAAAACAAACAACTTAAACGTGAACTGGCGCGAAAAGAAAAAGCGCTGGCGGAGGCTGCCGCCTTGCTGGTACTGCGAAAAAAGC CTCAACCGTTACTACGGGATGGAAGACGAGGACGACTGACGCCCGTCCTTGAACGCGTGCAATTTATCCAGTGGATACGGGAGGCGATGAACCAGGGGGCCCGTCTGGTTCCGGCCTGCCGGGAAGTGAATATCAGCCTGAGAACCTGGAAGAGATGGCACAGGCAGGCCGAAGATCGGCGTCCCATCGCAGTACGTCCGACCCCGGGCAATAAACTGACGCTGGCGGAGGAACAGCAGGTACTGGCCGTGTGTAACCAGCCGGAATACGCCAGCCTGCCCCCTGCGCAGATCGTACCGCGTCTGGCGGACAATGGCATCTATCTGGCAAGCGAATCAACGTTTTACCGGATACTCCGGCGCCATGGTCAGGTTCATCATCGCGGTCGTAGCCGGGCGCCGGTAACCCTCAGTAAGCCGACCAGCTACCATGCCACTGCGCCCCGTCAGGTCTGGACCTGGGATGTGACGTGGTGCGCGTCACGGGTACGAGGCCGTTATTTTTATCTGTACCTGATAGAAGATATTTTTAGCCGGAAAATCGTTGGTTATGAGGTTCATGAAGAGGAGAGCGGTGAGCACGCTGCCGCGTTGCTGCACCGTGCCGTGCTGCGAGAACGATGCTACCGGCAACCGCTGGTGCTGCATGCCGACAACGGTGGGCCGATGAAGTCCCAAACGTTAAAGGCAAAACTGGAAGAGCTGAATATCACGGGTTCGCACAGTCGGCCTCGGGTCAGTAACGACAATCCGTTCGTGGAGTCATTGTTCAGAACGTTAAAATATGTGCCGGGCTGGCCGTCAGCGGGCTTCACGGGACTTGATGAAGCCAGACGATGGGTTGAACGCTTTAGCCGCTGGTATAACGAAGCGCATCGACATAGTGGCATCGGTTATGTCACACCGGAACAGCGCCACCAGGGGCAAGATATAAGTCTGCTGGCAAACAGGAAAGCGGTGTATGAAGCGGCGAGGAAAGCCAGACCGGGTCGATGGTCAAGGCAATGTCGTCAATGGCAGCGAGAAGGCGTGGTGATGTTGAATCCGGATAAGCCACAAAACGCATCAGAAAAAGCAGCCTGA
- a CDS encoding DUF4435 domain-containing protein encodes MSFLDLMDSALESPQTALHMLLTKMNNTINTLHVYYEGKCDNKLYYGMIRRLVADSVNIRTVVCGNKKKVFSFRNELIERGNDKNRIIFFVDKDIDDFFDDHSYVLTEDMHQSLYYSIENYVSCEQVLISICRECFDMTNLENSNNELYMKLLESYKEAEKTFYQVVKDIMIFAFIARRNISRPVLNNMKFSDLFYFDDKCNIHFELKGNYQNLVEYFMDKTKCDISAYLHQYDEIESMINTIDERFYIRGKYHLEMFCAFLLSLQKAVGDILPYKQKFQINDESIFLFSGPRITIPASINDFITNNAADFIKNN; translated from the coding sequence ATGAGTTTTTTAGATTTAATGGATAGTGCCTTAGAGTCTCCTCAAACAGCTTTACATATGTTATTAACTAAAATGAATAATACAATCAACACATTGCATGTTTATTATGAAGGGAAATGCGACAATAAATTGTATTATGGAATGATTAGGCGATTGGTAGCAGATTCAGTTAACATAAGGACCGTTGTCTGTGGAAACAAGAAAAAAGTATTTAGTTTTAGAAATGAACTAATTGAAAGGGGCAATGACAAAAATAGGATAATATTTTTTGTTGACAAAGATATTGATGATTTTTTTGATGATCATAGTTATGTTCTTACAGAGGATATGCATCAGTCTTTATATTATTCAATAGAAAACTATGTTTCCTGTGAACAAGTCCTCATTTCAATTTGTCGTGAGTGTTTCGATATGACAAATTTAGAGAACAGTAATAATGAGCTTTATATGAAGTTATTAGAGTCATATAAGGAGGCGGAGAAAACATTTTACCAAGTTGTAAAGGATATTATGATTTTTGCCTTTATAGCCAGGAGGAATATTAGTAGGCCAGTGTTAAATAATATGAAATTCAGCGATTTATTTTATTTTGATGATAAATGTAATATCCATTTTGAATTAAAAGGTAATTATCAAAATTTGGTAGAATATTTTATGGATAAAACAAAATGTGATATATCTGCATATTTGCATCAATATGATGAAATTGAATCAATGATTAACACTATTGATGAACGTTTCTATATCAGAGGTAAATATCATTTGGAAATGTTTTGTGCTTTTTTGCTATCACTTCAAAAGGCAGTAGGTGATATATTACCGTATAAGCAAAAATTTCAAATAAATGATGAGAGTATATTCCTTTTTTCCGGTCCGAGGATAACCATACCTGCAAGTATAAATGATTTCATAACTAATAATGCAGCAGATTTTATTAAAAATAATTAG
- a CDS encoding AAA family ATPase: MNIDSIQISKLNGENNYSIDIEDNSFIIVGENGTGKSTILSMTYYLLKADWVKLSEYDYENITITIDGERCSFPKISIIEYLDKKSSRRNRNVSKTKSGLSYKLKMYVHDFIKNTLGNDISKAHDKDVMYKIRNDFKSMGNPIPPIELIADYINDYWLDSNVIFDDETDMELSSLMKAISFINEKVNCSLMYLPTYRRIEQDLEMIFPNSTKLPSYLEENVDADGIVQFGMKDVESLLNHAMHKLSSDFRNKLRELIAQSLQDILGNRYEDFVPNEHLSSVSEKEFEEILARVDSETLSSQVKEEIRKNTRHYGRGKGEKKPDKVIFYFIGKLLELHRLQSENEGNLIKFIGVCNKYLVNKELYFDRVKFAISITPTKNNDDKTKTIKWETLSSGEKQIISLFSKLYLGDGKDFIMIIDEPELSLSLEWQSTFLEDVKNTGLCEGIFAVTHSPFIYHNSLKKYAKGIGTLMEEL; the protein is encoded by the coding sequence ATGAATATTGATAGTATACAAATAAGTAAATTAAATGGAGAAAACAATTACTCGATAGATATCGAGGATAATAGCTTCATTATTGTTGGCGAGAATGGTACAGGTAAAAGCACAATCCTGTCAATGACATACTACTTGTTAAAAGCTGATTGGGTAAAGCTCTCTGAATATGATTATGAGAATATCACAATCACTATAGATGGTGAAAGATGTTCATTTCCTAAAATATCTATTATTGAATATTTGGATAAAAAAAGTAGCAGAAGAAATAGGAATGTAAGTAAAACTAAAAGTGGTCTTTCCTACAAACTTAAAATGTATGTTCATGACTTTATAAAAAACACATTAGGAAATGATATAAGTAAAGCTCATGATAAGGATGTAATGTATAAAATACGAAATGATTTTAAAAGCATGGGTAATCCAATACCCCCTATAGAACTCATCGCAGACTATATAAATGATTATTGGTTAGATAGTAATGTGATTTTTGACGATGAGACAGATATGGAGCTTTCAAGTTTAATGAAGGCCATTTCATTTATTAATGAAAAAGTCAACTGTTCTCTTATGTATTTGCCTACATATCGTAGAATAGAACAAGACCTTGAAATGATATTCCCTAATTCCACCAAACTGCCGAGCTACCTTGAGGAGAATGTCGATGCTGATGGTATCGTCCAGTTTGGTATGAAGGATGTTGAGAGCTTATTAAATCATGCTATGCATAAACTTAGTTCTGATTTTAGAAACAAATTACGTGAACTTATCGCCCAATCCCTTCAAGATATTTTAGGTAATCGTTATGAGGATTTTGTTCCGAATGAACATTTATCTTCTGTTTCAGAAAAGGAATTTGAAGAAATATTGGCTCGTGTAGATAGTGAAACATTGTCATCACAGGTCAAAGAAGAAATCAGGAAAAATACTAGGCACTACGGAAGGGGCAAAGGGGAGAAAAAACCAGATAAAGTTATTTTCTATTTCATAGGTAAACTTCTTGAGTTGCATAGATTACAGTCAGAAAATGAGGGTAATCTTATTAAATTTATAGGTGTTTGCAATAAGTATCTGGTCAATAAAGAATTGTATTTTGATCGAGTAAAATTTGCAATAAGTATTACACCTACAAAAAACAATGATGATAAAACAAAAACTATAAAGTGGGAGACTCTATCATCAGGAGAGAAACAAATAATTTCACTTTTCTCAAAGTTATATTTGGGTGATGGGAAGGATTTTATAATGATAATAGATGAACCTGAGTTGTCTCTCTCTTTAGAATGGCAAAGTACTTTCCTTGAAGATGTTAAAAACACGGGGTTATGTGAAGGAATATTTGCAGTAACACATTCACCATTCATTTATCATAACAGCCTCAAAAAATATGCAAAAGGTATTGGCACATTGATGGAGGAGTTATGA
- a CDS encoding ABC-three component system protein, producing the protein MGEERKNINHNTHIVLYDEVSGLCPKCFKPLMVQNGKRKIKLYEVAHIYPFSPREEEKDLLKDEQLLCDDVDSEDNLIALCRDCHKLFDNPRTIAGYREMYAIKKQLRQAAQIKNSQFNFKIEEEIKEIIDILSTLEPSEGSQLSYKAMRVDDKILPDSGPAFKIKVKAQVAYFYTEIKKLFQQLDQRVPNTSEIIFNEVKTYYLILKRENLSQSEIYNHLINWIKTNTKETNSVAAEVLVCFFIQNCEVYS; encoded by the coding sequence GTGGGTGAAGAACGCAAGAACATCAATCATAATACGCATATAGTTTTATATGATGAGGTAAGTGGTCTTTGCCCAAAATGCTTTAAACCTTTAATGGTTCAGAATGGCAAACGAAAAATAAAGCTCTATGAAGTAGCACACATATATCCTTTTTCCCCACGTGAAGAGGAAAAGGATTTACTTAAAGATGAGCAACTTCTTTGCGATGATGTTGATAGCGAAGATAATTTAATTGCCTTGTGCAGAGACTGTCATAAGTTGTTCGACAACCCAAGAACGATTGCGGGTTATCGGGAAATGTACGCTATCAAAAAGCAGTTGAGACAAGCAGCACAAATCAAAAACAGCCAATTTAATTTTAAGATTGAAGAAGAGATCAAAGAGATAATTGATATACTATCAACTCTTGAACCAAGTGAGGGTTCTCAATTATCGTACAAAGCTATGAGAGTTGATGATAAAATTCTTCCCGACTCTGGCCCTGCATTCAAGATAAAGGTCAAAGCTCAAGTTGCTTATTTTTACACTGAAATAAAAAAATTATTCCAACAACTCGACCAACGAGTTCCAAACACATCAGAGATAATATTCAACGAAGTTAAAACATACTATTTGATTTTAAAAAGAGAGAATTTATCTCAATCCGAAATATATAACCATTTGATTAATTGGATAAAAACAAACACAAAGGAAACTAATAGTGTAGCCGCCGAAGTTTTGGTGTGTTTTTTCATCCAAAATTGCGAGGTTTACTCATGA
- a CDS encoding ABC-three component system middle component 7 produces MITPSKSISIQDSILYKMTIILETEFNEIKITDLYEKTSSNFSSLDEFVYSLDFLFILEKIILNPANGTVIKC; encoded by the coding sequence ATGATTACACCAAGTAAATCTATCTCAATCCAAGATTCAATATTATACAAGATGACAATCATCTTAGAAACTGAGTTTAACGAAATTAAGATTACTGATTTATACGAAAAAACATCAAGCAACTTTTCATCTCTGGACGAATTTGTTTACTCACTCGATTTTTTGTTTATTTTAGAGAAAATCATACTAAACCCAGCTAATGGGACGGTAATAAAATGCTAA
- a CDS encoding DUF2326 domain-containing protein — protein sequence MLKNIYCEKLIRKELIFKNGLNAILGPKNGANSIGKSSVLMLIDYVFGGDDFITLCKDVISQVGHLNIEFTFEFDGKSYHFIRNTETNNSVFFRKNEEKFEWSIEDFRIFLAHKYGFSSNDPSLRNLVSRFTRIWGKDNYNPNKPLLRYTGEGYASIKEFLIKSFGYYNLIEEIEKKKAENEVNRKNIDIAFKQGFVKKVNLKEYRQAKQDLNVIENKIDTIKKDLDLFAANIKAILDEKSLSLAIEKDKYLKQKYSLESKLFRIEENISDTKPIPKRYFSKVVDFFPTVNIDKLNEVEGFHLSISKILSDELKKEKERLIFQLNEIDAEICIIDLKIKEIAASVDRPDEIIDEVLSLSIKKKEVEDTVNYRERQDALKQASSTIKVELKEKTEEILSKISKLLNEKLKLYNTKFYGSDRIPPQIIFSDTNYIFEHHSDSGTGKSYANMLALDVSFLHTTKLPIAIEDSIVFKNVEVAAIEKIVNTLNTIDKQVFISLDQLNIYSEKTRSTLRKASFMRISRKYPAFKVSWNIQSNNK from the coding sequence ATGCTAAAGAACATATACTGTGAAAAATTAATTAGAAAAGAACTGATTTTCAAAAATGGTTTGAATGCCATATTGGGACCTAAAAATGGTGCCAACTCTATCGGTAAATCATCAGTTCTAATGTTAATTGATTATGTTTTTGGTGGTGATGATTTTATCACCCTATGCAAAGACGTTATTTCTCAAGTTGGTCATCTAAACATCGAATTTACTTTTGAATTTGATGGAAAATCCTATCACTTTATAAGAAATACCGAAACCAATAATAGTGTGTTTTTTAGAAAAAACGAAGAAAAATTCGAGTGGTCAATTGAAGATTTTAGAATCTTCTTAGCTCATAAATATGGTTTTTCATCAAACGATCCTTCATTAAGAAATTTAGTTTCCAGATTCACGAGAATTTGGGGAAAAGATAATTACAATCCAAATAAACCTCTTCTACGTTATACCGGTGAAGGATATGCATCTATCAAAGAATTTCTCATTAAGTCCTTCGGCTATTATAACTTAATTGAAGAAATTGAAAAAAAGAAAGCCGAAAACGAAGTAAACAGAAAGAATATTGATATAGCGTTCAAGCAGGGTTTTGTCAAAAAAGTAAATTTAAAAGAATATAGGCAAGCAAAACAAGATTTAAATGTTATCGAAAATAAAATTGACACTATAAAAAAAGATCTAGACCTTTTTGCAGCCAACATAAAAGCTATCCTTGATGAAAAAAGCCTAAGTTTAGCCATCGAAAAAGATAAATATCTCAAACAAAAATACTCTCTCGAAAGTAAGTTATTTAGAATTGAAGAAAATATTTCTGATACAAAGCCTATTCCAAAAAGATATTTCAGCAAAGTTGTCGATTTTTTCCCAACTGTTAACATTGATAAACTAAATGAAGTCGAGGGTTTCCATTTATCAATTTCAAAAATCTTGAGTGATGAGTTAAAAAAAGAAAAAGAACGTCTTATATTCCAATTAAATGAGATTGATGCTGAAATTTGTATAATTGATCTCAAAATCAAAGAAATAGCTGCATCAGTCGATAGACCAGACGAGATTATTGATGAAGTTTTGTCATTATCTATAAAGAAAAAAGAAGTTGAAGATACGGTTAATTACAGAGAGCGCCAAGATGCTCTTAAACAAGCATCAAGCACTATAAAGGTAGAATTAAAAGAAAAGACAGAAGAAATTCTGTCAAAAATATCTAAACTATTAAACGAGAAACTCAAATTATACAACACAAAATTCTATGGTTCCGACAGAATACCACCACAGATCATTTTCAGTGATACAAATTATATTTTCGAACATCACTCTGACTCTGGGACAGGTAAATCTTATGCGAATATGCTGGCTTTGGATGTGAGCTTTTTACATACAACAAAATTACCCATAGCAATTGAAGATTCAATTGTTTTCAAAAACGTTGAAGTCGCAGCTATAGAAAAAATAGTTAATACATTAAACACTATTGATAAACAAGTTTTTATATCACTCGATCAATTAAATATTTATAGTGAAAAAACAAGATCAACTTTGAGAAAGGCAAGCTTTATGCGTATAAGCAGAAAATACCCTGCATTCAAAGTTTCATGGAACATTCAATCCAACAACAAATAA